Within Sorangiineae bacterium MSr11367, the genomic segment GTCCGTGAAAGCGCCGAGCACGTGGGCACCTTCGAGGCGCAAGCCCACGGCCACCCCGAGGGCACGCTCGTTCGCATGACGTGCTACACGGCCGACTACGACGGCCCCCTCGCCGCGAGCAGCGAAATCGCCGAGGTCGCGTGGCTCACCTACGCCGACCGCGCGCGCGTCTCCCCGGTGGATCGCATCATCTTCGACCACCTCCAGGCAGCCGGCAAGCTCGCCTAGTTACGCTCAGAGGGGGAGAATTCACAGGAAGACGGGAAGGGTTTAGGGGTCCTCTCGGCGTCGTTGGCCAACGGAAAACCAAAGGACTTCCCGTCTTCCCGTTCCATCCATCAGGGAGAGCCGCTCGACGTCATCGCACGTCCCCCCGCCGCGTGGCATTCCGCGCCCGCAAGGGCGGGCCATATGGCATCGCACCGAAAACGCCGCTGCGAACGAGGCCGGAGGGGTGAGCCATGGATTCGCAATTCGCGAATCGCGAATCGCGAATGCCCGTGCCCCGTATCATCGTCGACCAGCTCATACTGACTGATCGAAAGACGCCAAGATGATGTGCTGGAGCGCCAAGGAATACTCTCGTTCACGAACCCACTGAACCTTGGCGCTCTTGGCGTCTTGGCGGTTCGGCAAGATCCCTCGTCTTCATTCCTCTGAGACGAAGGACTAGGCGCCTCGTGGCTCGCTGAACCCGGAGAGCTCGCGGAAGCCCGCCACCCGGGTCGGGTCCCAGCCTCGCGCGAGTGCAAACTCCACGGCGGCCCGGACGAGTCGCGGTGTGAACGGTACGCCGAAAACGATGCCGTCGAAGATCGCGCGCCGGTCCTCCGGGCCAAGTCGAACGACAAAACCCGCGCGACCACCGCGAAGCGCTCGGAAGACGACGAGAACGCTCTCGAACGCATCACGATTGCGCAGCGGAGTGGCATCGGGCACCCAGAGGTAGCGCGAGCGCCAATGGTACGTGACGCCATCAATGACAATCTGACGGAGATTTCGCCGATGCGTCGCCATGTGCCCAAACGCATCTTATCGCAAATACGGGCGCAGTTCTCCGAGCAGAGGTGCCTAAGGTCGTCCCATAGATGTTTCAGCGAGAGAGTTCACAGGAGACGGGAAGGTCTGAGAGTTTTTCTGTCAGCACCGTTGGCAAAAAAAACCAAACCAAAAAAACTTCCCGCCTTCCCGCCTTCATGTTCAATCAATCAGGGAGAGCCGCTCGACGTCATCGCACGTGCCCCCCCGCCGCATGGCATTCCGCAGCGTCACGCGGAAAACGCCGATCCGAAGGGGGAGAGCCATGGATTCGCGATTGCCCGTAAACCCATCGTCGTCGACCAGTTCATCCTGACGGATCGAACCGCCAAGTCGCCAAGATGATGTGCTGGAGCACCAAGGAATACTCTCGTTCACGAACCCACTGAACCTTGGCGCTCTTGGCGTCTTGGCGGTTCGGCAAGGTCCTTCGTCTCCATTCCTCTGAGACGAAGGATTAGGCGCCTCGTGGCTCGCTGAATCCGGCGAGTTCGCGGAAGCCCGCCACCCGGGTGGGTCCCAGCCTCGCGCGAGTGCAAACTCCACGGCGGCCCGGACGAGAGAGTTCGCGGGAAGACGGGAAGATGGAAAGGTCTAGAGTTTTCCTCTGGCACCGTTGGCCAACGGAAAACAAAAAAACTTCCCGCCTTCCCGTCTTCCTGTTCAATCCTCAGGGAGCGCCGCTCGACGTCAATGCGGCTCGAGAAGGGCGTGACTTGGGTCAGCTCCCGAGGCCGATTTGCCGGGGGCTTGGGCGGGAGACGTGGCGGCTGCCCGTTTCGTAGAAGCGCCAGGGCTTCTCGGCCCAGGTGCCCGAGTAGGCGACGCCGACCCGCGGCGTGGTGGTCATTTTGGGGCGTGTGGCGCGGGGGGCGAGGAAGAGGGAGCTCTCGCGCAGGTTGAAACCGTCGTGGGCGCGGGTGATGCCGAGGGCGCGGGTCATGCGCCCGGGACCGTCGGTGCGGGAGGCGTCGGGGATGCCCGAAAGGGGCTCGCCGGCGCGCACCAGGACGGCGTGGCCCTTTCCCTCGCCGAAGCAGACGACGTTGAAGCAGTCGTACATGCCGTAGATCAAATAGACGTAGGCGTGCCCGGGAGGGCCGTACAAGGTGCGCGTTCGCTTGGTGAGGCCGACGCGTGCGTGGCAGGCGAGATCCGTCGGGCCCCGGTAGGCCTCCGTTTCGACGATGCGCACGGCGCGCACGTCGCCATCGCGCTGGTGCACCAGCACGGTGCCGAGCAGCTCGCGTGCGACCACCAGCGCGTCGCGCGCGAAGAAGTCGGCGCCGAGGCGCATGTCGTAGCTAAGTTGGGATGGAGGCGTGATGAGCATCGGGAACGACGTCGCGCACCAGGTCGACGAGGCGCGAGTGACATGTAAATAGCAGCACCTGCGTGCGCTCGGCGAATGCGGAGAGCGCTTCCAGCGCACCGCGGGTGCGCTCCTCGTCGAAATTGACGAGCACGTCGTCGAGCACCATCGGCAGCGATTCGGCGCTCTTGGAGTAGCTCTCCACGTACGCCAGGCGCAGCGCGATGAAGAGCTGCTCGCGGGTACCAGTGGACAGCGCATCGGGGTGCACGGTGCGGCCATCGTCGCGCTCCACGAGGAGCGAGCCATCGAGCCGCCGCTCGATGCGCGGGTAGCGACCTCGGGTCATGCGCGCGAAGGCCCCCGAGGCGCGGAGCAAAAGCTCGGGCTGGTGCTCCCGCTCGAAGCGACGGATGCTCCCTTGCAGGATTTCCTCGGCGAACGTGAGCACCGCGTAGCGTTCCACGTCCTCCGCCAGGGCCGCGCGGTCGGCCTCCGCCGCCGCTTGCTCGTCCGCGGCGCGCGAACCGCCATCGAGCCGCGCGAGGCCCTCGGTGAGCTTTCCCACCTCTTGATCGATGGCGCGCGCACGCTCGCGCAGCGCGTCCGCCTCCTGCTCCAGCGCCGCGATGCGATGCTCGAGCAACTCCGGCGCAGCGTCGGCCACCTCCGCGAGAAAGGCGTCCTGCCCCCAGCGCACACCGGCACGGCGAAGAACCCGCCGCTGCTCCGCGGCCACACGCGAAAGCTCGTCGATGCGCAACGCCACCTCCGCCACACGGCGCACGCCCTCGTCGTCCCCCTGCCCGGCCAGCGCGCGGTACTGCCGAATCTCGGTCTCCGTCGCCTCGAGCCGCGTCCTCGCCTGCGCGGCGCGGTGCTCATCGCCCTTGCGCCCGCGCTCCAGTTCTTCGCGCATGCGCACGGCCTCGCGCGCGGCCAGAAGCCGCCCTTGCCATCGTTCCACGCTGCGGACGGGGTCCGAGATGCTCGCCTCGAGCACGCTCCCCAGCACGCGCACGCGCTCCTCGTAGCCCTCGAGCTCGCGTCCGATGCGCTGCCCCGCTTCCTCCAGGTGCTGTTCCTCGCTCAGGAACGTCCGCCGCAGCTCCGCGAGATCCTCCACGATTTTCCGCGCCCGCGTCACCCCCAGATCGGGCGACACCCCCATCCCCGAGGCGAGCTGCGTGAAACGCGTGCGCCATGCGCGCTCGTCGCGCTCGAGGCGCTCGCCGTCGCGCTGCCACTTTGCACGCTCCTCGGTGATCGAGGTGCACAGATCCACGTAGGCCAGCCGATCCTCGAGCCACCGCCGCATCGAGGGTGGACTCATGGGCTCGATCCCCGAGCGCGCCCACAGGGCGAGCCACTCGCGCCGTGTCTCCTTCTCCGTCTCCTCGAGCTTCGTGAGCTCGCGTTCCAGCTCGCGCACCTGCTCGCCGAGGCGCACGGCCAGGGCCTCGTGAAGCGCGCGCTTTTGAACGGCGTCCGCGTGCAGCCGCATACGATCCGCCACATCGTCCGCCGCCACCACGGCGCGCTCGTAGGCCCGCGCGAGAGGCTCCCCTTCCCCGTAGCGCGCCACGGCTTCATCCGTCGGCTCGCCACCCAGCGCCCGCTCCACGATGCGCCAGCCGATTTCCCTCCGCGCGCGCGCCGACTCCAGATCGCGCGCCGCGGGTGCATGCCCCGCCGACTCGATCGCCGAAAGCTCCTGCTCGTGCGTGGCCAGCTGCCCCTTCAGATCCGCGCGCCGCTCCCGCCGCGTGGTCAACTCCCGATCGCACGCCGCAAAGCGCGTCTCGAAGCGCGACACCTCGTCCACCGGCGGCACCGCCATCGCGGCAGGATCCAAGGACGCGAACGTCGACAGCGGTGCCTCCAGCTTTCGCCGATGCTGTTCGCGCTGCCGGTCGAGCGCCTCCAGCTCCTGCTCGCGCTCCGTCCAGCGTTCCCGCTCGGTGCGCAGCCGCTCATGATCGGCCGCCGCATCGAAGAAGTCGCTCTTGGTCATCTCATCGAAACGCATCGCCCGCAGCGCCGCGAGGTCCCACGTCGGGTGCATCTCGCGAAGGCGCTCCTGCGTGCGCCGCCCGAGACGCTCCACGTTTTCCGCGTTCTTCGGCCGCTCGGTGAGCATCTTCTTGTACGCGCCCAGATCGCCGGCCAGCCCGTCGATGGCATCACCCGCCCTCAGCGCCATCGGATCGTCCCGCCACGCGGACAGGCGCTCGCCCGTTTCGCGGGTCCGCTCCTCGAGCGAACGCAGCTCCTCACGCACCTGCTCGCGCACCCCGACCAGCTTCTCGTACGCGCGCCCGCCCTCCGCCGTAAAGCCGCTCGGGCACGACAGCGCCTCCAGCTCCGCCTCGGCCTCACGCAGTGCGCGGTAAGGCTCGATGGCCAGCATCACCGCGCGGGTGCGCTCCACCTCCGTTCGCCGCGCCGACTCCTCCGCGTAGGTGCTCTGCGCCAGCACCTTCTGCTCGCGCAGTTGATCGGTCACCCGCCGGTGCTCCTCGCCCGGTGTCGTGGCCGCGCGGATGGCCCGACGTCGATCGTCGAGCACACGCGCCAGCTGATTGATCCGCGGATTGCGCCCGCTCTCCTTGAACAGCGACTCGCGCTCCTTGCGCAGATCGCCCAGCACCTTCTCCAGGTCGACGTGGCCGCCGAAGCCCGCCCCGTAAATGGCGCTGCGCACCTCGTGCTCTTTGAGCGACTCGGCGCCGCGGGCCAGCATGTCCAGCGAGAAGCCGAACACGTTCTCGAACACCGCGCGGCTCGGCCGCTCCAACCGGTGGTGGAACCACTCCTCGTCGAACTCCTCGCCGCCCTCCAGGCTGCGCCCGAAGAGCGTCTGCTTGCGCCCCTTGGTGCGTGTCGCCTCGTAGCGGCGGCCATTGTCGAGCTCCACCAGCGCGCCCACCCGCAATTCGCTCTGCTCGAAGTCGAGCACCAGCTCGGGGCTCTTGTCGCGAAAGCCGAAGAGAAAGCAGCGGATCGCCGACAGCACCGTCGTCTTGCCCGCCTCGTTCGGCCCATAGACCACGGTCAAATGGCGCGGACCTTCGCCCGCCAGCGAGAGCTTCTTCTCGCGGAAGTGCCGAAACCGCTCGAGCTCGAGCCGCAGAAGGCGCATCAGTCGTTCGCACCCGACGTGAGCCGCTCCGCCAAGAGCGCCTCGGCCCGATCGAGCACGCCGGCGAACCATGCCTCGTCCTCCACGACGATCTCCAGCTCCTCGAGCTCGCGCGCCAGTTTCTTCTTCAGCGGCTCGAGCGTGCGCAAGAGCCCGAGCCGCTCGGTGTCGGCGTCGTCCCCGCGCAACCGGTCCGTCCACGTCAGCAGCTCGGCGACCAACCCTTTCGCCGCGCGCAGCGCTTCGATCGAGGCTGCCGGCGAGGTCGAAAGCTTCACCTTCTCGAGCCAGACATCGCCACCGCGATCGATCGCGTCGGCGCGGATCTGCCCGAGGATCGACTCGCGCTCGGCCACGATGGCCGCGTGCGCCCGGCAGCTACCCGTGATCTCCAGCCGCACCGCCGCCAGGGAGTTCTCCGCCCGCGCCACCACATCATCGAGCCGGTGGCGCACCTTCTCGAAGAGGTCCGCCGTGTCGTCCTCCGGGGCGAGCAGCACCTCCTCCACGAAGTAGCGCATCGTGTCCGTCGGCACGAAGCGCACATCCAGGGTACGGTCGCCCGAGCTCTCCACCAGCACACATCCCTTCGGCCCGACCTCACGCACACTCCGCCCCTGCGTGTTGCCGGGGTACACGACCCATGGGTCCTCGTGGAGCACAGCATGCGAGTGCACGTGGCCCAGCGCCCAATAGTCGTAGCCGTGCGCCACCAGCTCCGCGACGGTGCACGGGGCGTAGGCCGCATGTTCGCGGCTGCCGGTGGCGTTCGTGTGGAGCACGCCCACGTTGACGAGGCCCGCCACCGGTGGCGCGTAAAGAGGAAGGAGGCTCTTGTCCACCTTCTTCTGGGCGTAGCTCACACCGTGGAAGGCCACGCCCTCGTCGTCGAAGCGGTACGTGTACTTTCCCCGCTTCGAGCCGGCGGCGCCGAACTCGAACACGTGTTCGGCGTACGCGAGCTGCTTGGTCAGCTCGAAGTCGTGGTTCCCGCGAAGAAGCAGCACGCGGCACCCCGTCTCGCGAAGGCGCGCGAGCTGGCTCACGAAGTAGAGGCCGGTCCCAATGTCCTTCCAATCGCCGTCGAACACGTCGCCCGCGAGCACGAGGAACTGGGCTTGCTCGGTCAGGCACAACGCCACGACCCGCTCGAATGCCTCGCGCGTTGCACGCCGAGCTCGCTCGACGGGTGCGCCTTCGTAGCGGGTTAGACCACGGAGTGGGCTGTCAATGTGCAGATCAGCCGCGTGAACGAACTTCACCGGCGTGTTCTTAGCCGATTAATCGGCGTTCATGGGAACAGCGCTTCTGTAAGCAGGGCGATGTAAGGCGATCTCGGCGCTAATTCTTCCCACCGCTGGCATGGTTGTCGCTTTTGCGCCTCTCCCCACGTGATAAGCTCCATACGTTGGCCCCCGGTTGCTGCGTCGGGCCAACCAGGTCAGACACATCATGGAAATAAAGCAACAGCTCAAACTGAGTCAGCAGCTCGTGATGACCCCGCAGTTGCAGCAGGCGATTCGCCTCTTGCAACTGTCGCGCCTCGAGCTGATTGACGAAATCCGAAAAGAGCTCGATGCCAATCCGGTCCTGGCCGACGACGACATCGACCCTCGGGCACGTGGCGCGGAAGGGATCGGCAGTGATCCCGCGAGCGGCGGGCTTCAAACGGACGAGCGGGTCGAGCGCCTCGAAGGCCTCGAGCGGCTGAAGAACACCGACCCGCAGCAACTCCAGACGGAGAAGAAAACCCAGGACATCGACTGGGAGCAACTCCTGGAGAATCGCACCCTGCAGCAGGCCCTCCCCGCGAATCGCGGTGGCTTCGACGACCTGCCGCCCATCGAGCAAAACCTCACGAAGCCGCAGTCGCTGGTCGATCATCTGCGCTGGCAGCTTCAGATGAGCGACTTCACCGAGGCCGAACGGCGATTTGCCGAGCTCGTGCTCGGAAACCTCGACGACAACGGCCTTCTCGATCTCAAGGGAACCGAGCGCGAAGGCGGCGAAAAGACGCCGGATCTCACGATCGAAGAGCTGGCCGACGAGTCCGGGCTCGACCCGGAGGACGCCCCCGAGGTCCTGCGCATGATGCAGGAGTGGGACCCGGTCGGATCCTGCTCGCGCGACCTACGCGAGTGCCTGCGGGTCCAGGCCGAGGTGTTCGGCTACGAGGACCTGGAACTCCAAATCATCGATAAGCACCTTCATAACCTGGAGAAACACAATTACCAGGCCATCGCGCGCGACCTGAAGGTGCCGGTCGAGGAGATTTACGAGGCGGTCAAAGAGATTCAAAAGCTGGAGAGCCGCCCCGCGCGCAACTTCAGCGAGACCGACGAGCGCACCATTGGCATCACGCCCGACGTGTACGTCATCAAGGACAGCGACCGCTTCGTGGTCACCGACAACGACCGCGGCGTACAACGTCTCTACATCAATGAGACCTTGACGAAGCGGCTGCTGAAAGACCCCGGCGCCAAGGAATTCATTGGGGAAAAGTTGCGCAACGCCCAGTGGCTCATTCGCGCCATCGAGCAGCGCCGCAAGACCATCATCCGCGTGACCGAGTGCATCGTGGAAAAGCAGCGCGAGTTCTTCGAGCGCGGCGTCCAGTTCCTCAAGCCGATGATCCTGCGGGACGTGGCCGATGCGGTCGGCATGCACGAGTCGACCATCAGCCGCGTGACGACGAACAAGTACGTTCACACGCCGCAAGGCTTGTTCGAGCTCAAGTATTTCTTCAACTCGTCCATCCGCCGCATGGCCGAGGAAGACATCGCCTCGGAAAGCGTCAAACAGGCGATCAAGAAGATCATCGAGGGCGAGGACAAGTCGAACCCGCTCTCGGATCAGGCCATTGTCGAGATCCTCGCGTCACAAAATGGCATCCAAATTGCTCGACGCACCGTGGCAAAGTACCGGGAGATGCTCGGTATTCTCGCCTCGAGCAAACGAAAAAAGCTGTTTTAGAGCGACAGCTTCGCGCAACGGCATGGGGAGCGCCGGCATCGCGCCGGCGGGTCCGCCCTCGCGCGCCATCCCAAAGACTTTCGCCCCTTTCGCTAACCTTTCGCGCAAGGTCTAGCTATTCTCGTTTGTATACGGAGAGGCTGGGGAATTGTCACATCCTGTTTACCTATTCGTTGCAGGAGTCAACCTCTCGGGAAGGAGCGTGCGTAGCTCTCATGAACATTGCCATCACCTTCCGGCACATGGAGTCGACCAAAGCAGTCAAGGCCTACGCGGAGGAGAAGATCGCCAAGCTGCAAAGGTTCCTTAGACACCCGCTGAAAGTACAGGTCGTCTTGAGCACGCAGCATCGTGCTCACGTCGCCGAAGTCGACCTCCATGCCGGGGCCGAACATTTCCACGCCACCGAGACCAGCGAGGACATGTATGCCTCGATCGACAAGGTGTCGGATAAACTGGAGGCCCAGATTCGTAGTTGTAAGGATCACAAGAAGGGGCAAGACCGCGCGTCCGATCATTTGATCCCCGAGGCGGGCGGCGAGGACTAGGCATTCCATCTCTGCCCGTACACGTGACGTTCCCGTTCCCCCCGGGCGTCCGCTTGGGGGCTCTTCGGGAGCGTGTACGGGAACGGGAACTGGAACGTGTACGGGCAAGCCGAATCCGGTTTACAGTGTGCAACGGGCGGGGGTTTACGTATCTGGATGCACGTCTACCAACTCCCGAAGGCGGCGCCCCGCACCAACCCAACCTGGACTAGCCAGGCTAGAATGGGTGGTGCGGTCCGCGCCGGAGCGAACCGATAAAAGACGCCATGCGACTTACGGATCTTCTCTCGGCGGAGCGTGTTTGCGTCCGCCGGGGCACCGAAACGGTTTCGAGCAAGAAAGAGGCATTGGCCCTGCTTGCAGATCTGCTCGCCGATGGATCCCAACCCCCCATACCGCGTGCGACCATCGAGAGCGTCCTCACGGAGCGCGAAAAATTGCAATCGACGGGGATCGGCGATGGAGTGGCGATTCCGCACGGTGCGGTGGCGGAGCTCGACAAGCAATGCGCCGCACTGCTCATCGTTCCGGACGGCATCGACTTCGATGCCATCGATGGTGAAAAGGCGAATTTGCTCTTTTCGGTCATCACGCCGAAACGAGCCACGGGTGAGCATCTGAAGACGCTCGCCCGTATCTCGCGTTTGCTTCGCAACCGCAGCTTCCGGGAACGGCTCCTTTCGGCCGACGACGGACGCGCGGCGTTCGAGCTCATCGCTTCGGAGGAGGGAGGCACTTCGTGAATGGGTAGCTCCGACCAAAGTGGCAATAGTTTCCCGCCCGGCATGCCCCCCAGCGTGCAGGCCCAGGGGGAAATCTCGGTGGAGACATTCGTGTCCGATCCGGGGCTCGCCATTCGGTTGAGGCAGGTTGCAGGCGAAAGCGGGCTCCAAAGGCCCATCCGCCATCCACGGGTGCAAAAGTCGGGGCTGGCACTGGCAGGGCACTTCTACGGCGTGGTGCCCACGCGCGTGCAGGTCCTCGGGGAAACCGAGTTGTCGTACCTCGATGCGCTCGATCCGGGCGTGCGCGGGGTGGCGGCGCGGGGGTTCTTCTCGCTCGGATTGTCGTGCGTCATCGTGACGAGCAACCACACGCCGCCGCGTGCCCTGCTCACGGCCGCCGAGGCCACGGGCACGCCGCTGTTCGTATCGCCGAGCCGCTCGAGCCGCACCATCAATGCCGTGCACGCCGTGTTGGACGATCGACTGGCGCCGCAGGCCAAGCTTCACGGTGTGCTGGTCGACGTGTTTGGCGTGGGCCTACTGCTCTTGGGAAAGAGCGGCATCGGCAAGAGCGAGTGCGCACTCGAGCTCGTCCTGCGGGGCCATCGCCTGGTCGCCGACGACGTGGTGCTTTGCGATTGGCGTCCTCCGGGCATGGTCTTCGGCGCACCGGCCGACCTCTTGCGGCATCACATCGAAGTACGTGGCCTGGGCGTGCTCAACGTGAAAGCCTTGTTCGGTGTCACCTCCGTGCGCGAGCGCAAGCGTATCGACGTGGTCGTTCGCCTCGCCGACTGGGACGAGACGACGGAATACGACCGGCTCGGCTTGGAAGAGAAGTTCTACACGATCCTGAATGCCCCGATCCGGGAGCTGAGCGTTCCCGTCCGCCCAGGGCGCGACATGGGCAGCATCCTGGAGATTGCCGCGCGCAACGAGCTTCTGCGCCGCGCGGGGACGAACTCGTCGCGCGAGTTCAAAGATCGCCTGGAGCAACAGCTCGTCACGCGCGCGGCGATCGACGAGCCCGATGCGGCGCTGGAAAGTGTCCCCGACGCCTCGAGCCCCAGCTCGCCGGAGACCGAAGAGGATACGGCCGAGCGCCCATCCTGGGCCGCGATGGCCGAACGCGCCGCGGGGTTGAACGAAAGCTCGGCGTGGATCCCGATCCGCCCGATCCGCAAGGGGGATGACGAATGAGCGCGGCTTCGCCGACGACGGTGGTCATCGTGACCGGGCTGTCCGGCGCGGGAAAAACCACGGCATTGCATACGCTGGAAGATCTCGGATTCTTCTGCGTCGACAACCTTCCGACCGCGCTGGCCCCCCGCGCGGTGACCGTGTGCGAGGAAGGCGGCATGACCCGCGTCGCCCTCGGGATGGACGTGCGCGTGCGGAGCTTCATCGCCAAGGTGGGCGAGGTTCTCTCCGAGCTTCGCGCCGGCGCGCGCGACGTGCACGTGATCTTTCTCGATGCATCGGACGAGTCGCTGCTGCATCGCTTCAGCGAATCGCGCAGGCCCCACCCCCTCACCACCGAGGCCGCGCGTGAGGCCGGTCGGGAAGGTGCCATCGCGGTGCTCGATGGCGTGAGGCTCGAACGCGAGCGCCTTTCGCCCATGCGGGCGCAGGCCACGCACGTGTACGACACCACGCACCTGAGCGTCCATGATCTGCGGCGTGCAGTGATTGCTCACTTCGGCCCGGCGGCCGCGGGCGCGCCGCGGATGCTCACGCGCATCGTGTCCTTCGGCTTCAAATATGGAACGCCGGCGGACGCCGACTTGGTGCTCGACGTTCGCTTCCTCGAGAACCCCTACTTCGTGAAGGAACTCAAACGCCTTCCAGGCACCGATGTAAGGGTCCGCAGCTTCGTCCTCGGCTTGTCGGAAGCACAGGAATTCCTAAAGAAGACAGGGGAGCTTTTGAAGTTCATGCTCCCGAAGTACGAGCGAGAAGGGAAAAGCTATTTGACCATCGGGGTCGGATGTACCGGGGGACGGCATCGTTCGGTCGTGCTTGCCGAAGCACTGTCGGAGATGTTGCGCCGCGACGGGCACCTGTCCGTGGTGCACCGCGACGTAGCGCGGGGAGAGACGAAGCATCCACCACCGGCCCCGGACGATGCAGCCGCGGACGAGGACATGGAGTCGCAGCGCCACTCGAACACGGAGCTCAAAGGCGTCGTTTCCCCGGCCATCATCCCGCGAGGTAACGATGAGTAACCGCGCCAAAGGACGATTCACCATCGTCAATACGCTCGGCCTGCATGCGCGCGCAGCCACGAAGCTCGTGCAGCTCGCGTCGAAATTTCCGTGCGAGGTCGAGGTGGCACGCGACGATCAGGCGGCCAACGGAAAAAGCGTGATGGGCGTTCTGCTCCTGTGCGGCTCGCGCGGCACGG encodes:
- a CDS encoding HPr family phosphocarrier protein, translated to MSNRAKGRFTIVNTLGLHARAATKLVQLASKFPCEVEVARDDQAANGKSVMGVLLLCGSRGTVVEVRAAGDKADECVQAIGELIANKFGEPS